One Sutcliffiella horikoshii DNA window includes the following coding sequences:
- a CDS encoding recombinase family protein: protein MKIGYARVSTQDQSLDLQMDALEKFGCNEIYQEKQSGAKDNRIELSLALRTLRAGDTLVVYKLDRLARSTKRLIEISDLLSEKKVEFVSIQDNLDTGTAAGKAMFGMLSVLAEFERDIIRERTMAGLRAARARGRKGGRPKVSEKKLSHALTLYQSRSMSIREIEKMSGVSASTLYRALKK, encoded by the coding sequence TTGAAAATTGGTTATGCACGTGTAAGTACACAAGATCAGTCATTGGATCTGCAGATGGATGCTTTAGAGAAATTTGGATGCAATGAAATTTACCAAGAGAAGCAATCCGGTGCAAAAGATAATCGAATAGAACTTTCCCTTGCCCTTCGGACTTTGAGGGCTGGCGACACCTTGGTGGTGTATAAATTGGACCGATTAGCCAGGTCGACAAAACGCTTAATTGAAATTTCTGATTTACTCAGTGAGAAAAAGGTAGAATTTGTTAGCATTCAAGATAACTTAGACACTGGAACCGCAGCTGGTAAAGCTATGTTCGGAATGTTGTCTGTATTAGCTGAGTTTGAGAGAGATATTATCCGTGAACGAACCATGGCTGGATTAAGAGCAGCAAGAGCAAGAGGAAGAAAAGGAGGAAGGCCAAAAGTCAGCGAAAAAAAGCTTAGTCATGCACTAACTTTGTATCAATCACGTTCTATGTCTATACGTGAGATTGAAAAAATGTCAGGTGTTTCTGCATCCACGCTGTATAGAGCACTTAAAAAGTAA
- a CDS encoding GIY-YIG nuclease family protein produces MIFQIKTPDPDLEFKVKDYYKHLNSNFPYGIKGLYCFYSNLNESLYAGKSTEIKTRISAHIRESTHTKEFAGEFFYVKIWLIKNQVDLDMLETFIINELKPKYNSSKVYNDSLDHLDDNTLYKNSFSWINESYINGLSESEMRVLSYLKEMLIKQLKEREYTFRQMFQETIRETKYSLESYYSDFIKEAEEYLKEELGKCLDICLQKQYSDLCIKFEERVKQLLFLEEKVFWVTNETNFVADDLNEIKRTMNFKLEKVYQDYAVLKGELEKYKRKRFRNVLSWFNKSK; encoded by the coding sequence ATGATCTTCCAAATCAAAACACCAGATCCAGATTTAGAATTTAAAGTGAAAGACTATTATAAGCATTTAAATAGTAATTTCCCATATGGAATAAAAGGTTTGTATTGCTTTTATTCTAATTTAAACGAATCTCTTTACGCAGGAAAATCAACGGAGATAAAAACGAGAATATCTGCTCATATAAGAGAGTCAACACATACCAAAGAGTTTGCTGGAGAATTTTTTTATGTAAAGATTTGGTTAATAAAAAATCAAGTGGATTTGGACATGTTGGAAACTTTCATCATTAATGAATTAAAGCCTAAGTATAATAGTAGTAAGGTTTACAATGATTCTTTAGACCATTTGGATGATAACACTCTATATAAAAATTCATTTTCATGGATAAATGAGAGTTATATAAATGGTTTATCAGAGAGTGAAATGAGAGTTCTAAGCTATCTAAAAGAAATGTTGATTAAACAATTAAAAGAAAGAGAATATACTTTTAGACAAATGTTCCAAGAGACAATAAGGGAAACAAAATATTCACTAGAAAGTTATTATTCTGATTTTATTAAAGAGGCAGAGGAATACCTAAAAGAAGAACTTGGAAAATGCTTAGATATCTGTTTACAAAAACAATACTCTGATTTGTGTATAAAGTTCGAAGAAAGGGTTAAACAACTCTTATTTCTAGAAGAAAAAGTGTTCTGGGTCACTAATGAAACAAACTTTGTAGCTGATGATTTAAATGAAATTAAAAGAACAATGAACTTTAAATTAGAAAAAGTTTATCAGGACTATGCGGTTTTGAAAGGGGAACTAGAAAAGTATAAAAGGAAAAGATTTAGAAATGTATTATCCTGGTTTAATAAAAGTAAGTAA